Below is a genomic region from Pseudomonas berkeleyensis.
GCATGCGGGGAGAGCGAAGCGCCGCCAGTGGCCAGTCTCGACTTTCAAAAGCAACTGCAGACGCAGTTGATCAAGGCCAAGCCGGGTGAGGTGATCGAGATTCCCGCTGGTACCTGGCAGCTCGACCGTAGCCTCAGCCTCAAGGTCAGTGGGGTGACGTTGCGCGGGGCCGGCATGGATCAGACCGTCCTCAATTTCAAAGGGCAGAAGTCAGGTGCCGAAGGGTTGCTGGTGAACGCTTCCGACTTCACCATCGAGGATCTGGCGCTGGAGGACACCAAGGGTGATGCGCTCAAGGTCGTGGGCGGTCAGAACATCATCATTCGCCGCGTACGCACCGAGTGGACGAATGGCCCGGCTACCGAGAATGGTGCCTATGGCATCTACCCGGTGCAGACCGAGAACGTGCTGATCGACGGCGTGGTGGCCATCGCTGCCTCGGATGCTGGCATCTATGTGGGCCAATCGCGCAACGTGGTGGTGCGCAACAGCCGCGCCGAGCGCAACGTCGCCGGTTTCGAGATCGAGAACACCATCGGTGCCGATGTTTACGACAACGTAGCCACCGGGAATACCGGCGGCATTCTGGTATTCAACATGCCCAACCTGCCGCAGCCAGGACACACCACGCGCGTTTACCGCAACAAGGTCGAGGGCAACAACCACAAGAACTTCGGTCACAAGGGCACGCCGGTCGCCAGTGTGCCAGCGGGCTCTGGAGTACTGATCAACTCCAACGACAAGGTGGAAATCTTCGACAACGATATTGGCGACCACCGCACTGCCAACGTCATCGTCAGCAGTTACTTCAGCACCGGTTATACCGATCTTTCCACGACCGATGATTTCGATCCCTACCCGGAAGCCATTCATATCCATGGCAATCGTTTCGGCCCGGGCGGTGACAGCCCTGACAACCTCGAACTCAAGGCACTGAGGCTGGCCAAGTTCGGGCTCAATGGGCGCCTGCCTGATATCCTTTGGGATGGCTACGTGAACCCTGAAAAACTGGTCGACGGCAAACTGCCGGTGGAACTGGCCATCTGCATCGACAATGGCGAGGCGGGTATCGTCAACGTCGATGGGCCAGGCGGCTACAAGAACATCAGCACCGACATCGAGCCCCATCGCTGCGAGTTGCCCCGCCTTCCTGCCGTCGAGCTGCGTGCAGCTCTGGCCGAGGCCGGTGAGTGAGCATGAAGCACGCCTGGCTGTTGATTGCCGCGGTACTGCTCGCTGCCTGCGAGCAGGCACGCACGCCTCTGTATCTGCTCAGTGGTGAGGACTATCCGCAGAAGCTTAGTGCTTGGGGCGTGCTGCAGCAGCGTGACGGCCAGTTGCAGCCGGTCGACGGCGTACAGCCCTACGACCTGAACACGCCGCTGTTCACCGACTACGCGCACAAGCTGCGTACCGTCTGGATGCCCGAGGGTAGCCAGGCTCGCTATGCCGACGCGCGCTTCGATTACCCCGTCGGCACCGTGCTGAGCAAGACCTTCTACTACCCGATCGATGCCCAAGGTCGACTGCTGCGTAGCGAGCAGCACGCTGCCGAGGCGGTGGAGCTGAAGCGGGTGCGGCTGATCGAAACGCGCATTCTGCTGCGCCAGGAGCAGGGCTGGGTCGCGTTACCCTATGTCTGGGATGAGGCGCAACGCGAGGCCACTCTGGACTGGGCAGGCGCCAGTTTCGATTTGGCGCTTCATGATGAGACTGGCGAGGTGCTGGCAGTCGATTACCAGGTTCCCGACGCCAACCAGTGCGCGGGTTGTCATGAGGAGCAGGCAGGCAAGGGTGTGCAGCCTTTGGGGCCGAAGGCGCGTCATCTGAACAAGGATTTCGCCTACGCCGATGGCACTGCCAACCAGTTGCTGCATTGGCAGAGCATCGGTTTCCTGCAAGGTGTTCCGGCTGACATGGCCAGCGTTCCGCGCAATGCTCTGTGGGGCGTACCGCGTGAAGGGGAGAGTCTGGAGCATCAGGCACGCAGTTATCTGGATGCCAATTGCGCGCACTGCCATAACCCTGAAGGACCAGGGCGTACGTCGGGTTTGTATCTTGATCCAGCAACGCCGTTGAGCATCGCCTATGGGCTATGTAAACAGCCGGTCGCTGCGGGCAAGGGCTCCGGCGACCGCTTGGTGGACATCCACCCCGGTGCGCCGGAGAAATCGGTGCTGAGCTTCCGCCTGCACAGCACCGATCCCAGCATCATGATGCCCGAGCTGGGGCGTTCCACCTCCCACCGCGAAGGGCTGGAGGTGATCGACCGTTGGATCGGCGGATTGAAAGAAAACTGCTGGTGAATTCCTGTCGGTTGTTCGCTGATGGGACGAGTAGCGTGTGCTCACACGTCTTGTGGCAATGTCGGCTCTCCTCATGGCGAGCGGCTCCCGGTTAAGCTTGACGCTTTTGTCCCGCAGCATTGGTCTGCTCCAGATGAATGGGAACTGGGCAAGAATGCGTCAAGAAAAGGGAGAACCGATGACCACCGAAAACGAAGTGGTGCCTTACAAGAATGCTGATTTCACTTGCTCGAGCTGCCAGCTCATTCAGGAGCTGAGCTTTGATGAGGTTTGCCAACTGAAGGACGGCAACCATTTGAACTGCCCAAAGTGTGCTTCACCGCTGCAACTGCCGGAGGCGGAGCGTAACAGGCTACTGGCGCAGATTGCCCGCGCTGGTCGTGTAGGAAAGACAATGGCCGTTGGTGGTTTGCTGATCTTCGCAGCAACCGCAGTCTCTTCAATTCTCTTTGGCGCCGTTGCCAGTGTCATTGGCATTGGTATCTGCCTCGCCTTCTGCGTGCTAATGAGTTTGCGCCGTAAATCCATAGGGTTTCTGAAGCTATTGCTCGTGCCAGTGATGGCGGTGGAAGCGTCGGCTCCTGTCTCCGAGTAAACCATGTCGATGCTGCTCCATCAGGTAAACCCTCGGCAGGTTTCTCTGAGCTAGCCCGAGACAGGGCGTGTGACCAGATGACGAGTCGCGCATATCGCGGGTAAATACCGAGTGTTCCACCAGACGGCCTCATCGTCGTCCCGCCCGCCTGGCTTGACTCGTGCTCCATGATTGTGCGCTCAATCGCTTGCAGTGCGCGGCGCGCTCCGAATTGGGGCTCGGGGTTGGCGGGACTCCACGGAACTGGTGGTTTACCTCTGGCATAAGTCTTGCGCTGCACTGGGTATCGTCCAGGCTAGCAGGAGGCCGCCGTGTCGATTCATGTCGCGCTGCACCATGTCACCCACTACCGCTACGACCGAGCGGTGAACCTTGGGCCACAAGTCGTCCGTCTGCGGCCGGCGCCGCATAGCCGCACGCGCATTCTGTCCTACTCCCTGAAGGTCGAGCCGGGCGAGCACTTCATCAATTGGCAGCAGGATCCACAGGGCAACTACCTGGCGCGCCTGGTGTTCCCGGAGAAGACCCGCGAGTTCAAGGTCGAGGTGGATCTGGTCGCCGAGATGGCGGTGTTCAACCCCTTCGACTTCTTCCTCGAGCCCTACGCCGAGCGCATTCCCTTCGCCTACACCGAGGGCGAGCAGCGCGAGCTGGCGCCTTATCTGATCAAGCTGCCGGCCACCCCATTGTTCGCCAAGTACCTGGCCGGTATTTCCCGCGAGCCGGTGCCCAGCATCGATTTCCTGGTCGAGCTGAACCAGCG
It encodes:
- a CDS encoding SO2930 family diheme c-type cytochrome, which codes for MKHAWLLIAAVLLAACEQARTPLYLLSGEDYPQKLSAWGVLQQRDGQLQPVDGVQPYDLNTPLFTDYAHKLRTVWMPEGSQARYADARFDYPVGTVLSKTFYYPIDAQGRLLRSEQHAAEAVELKRVRLIETRILLRQEQGWVALPYVWDEAQREATLDWAGASFDLALHDETGEVLAVDYQVPDANQCAGCHEEQAGKGVQPLGPKARHLNKDFAYADGTANQLLHWQSIGFLQGVPADMASVPRNALWGVPREGESLEHQARSYLDANCAHCHNPEGPGRTSGLYLDPATPLSIAYGLCKQPVAAGKGSGDRLVDIHPGAPEKSVLSFRLHSTDPSIMMPELGRSTSHREGLEVIDRWIGGLKENCW
- a CDS encoding parallel beta-helix domain-containing protein gives rise to the protein MRLAAPSAIALSLLLTACGESEAPPVASLDFQKQLQTQLIKAKPGEVIEIPAGTWQLDRSLSLKVSGVTLRGAGMDQTVLNFKGQKSGAEGLLVNASDFTIEDLALEDTKGDALKVVGGQNIIIRRVRTEWTNGPATENGAYGIYPVQTENVLIDGVVAIAASDAGIYVGQSRNVVVRNSRAERNVAGFEIENTIGADVYDNVATGNTGGILVFNMPNLPQPGHTTRVYRNKVEGNNHKNFGHKGTPVASVPAGSGVLINSNDKVEIFDNDIGDHRTANVIVSSYFSTGYTDLSTTDDFDPYPEAIHIHGNRFGPGGDSPDNLELKALRLAKFGLNGRLPDILWDGYVNPEKLVDGKLPVELAICIDNGEAGIVNVDGPGGYKNISTDIEPHRCELPRLPAVELRAALAEAGE